The following are encoded in a window of Arthrobacter sp. NicSoilB4 genomic DNA:
- a CDS encoding medium chain dehydrogenase/reductase family protein, with protein MKRVVVERFGGPEVLKVVEAENPRPGPREVAVRVLAAGVSFTDSQLRAGTYFHVPKPPFTPGYELVGVVEELGAGCSRLRVGDRVAALTVWGAYAERVCVPEAEAVEVPEDLDPAEVVCLVLPYMTAYQLLHRVAHAQRGETVLVHGAAGRVGVAVLELGAAAGFRLYGTASAKDRVSVEQLGAVAIDYQTEDFLARVRSLPGKGVDVVLDGIGGPLSVRSFRALRPGGRLVVFGHYGTLSHGRKSRRGWLEWYVATAVVAALGLLWPRRRVFAYRVQKVHEPARPMAVGGGPRVAEWYREDFRALLDLLRHGQIHPVVAERLPLSEARRAHELLEHSAEKGKLVLVPDSA; from the coding sequence ATGAAACGCGTCGTTGTCGAACGATTCGGTGGTCCGGAGGTCTTGAAGGTGGTAGAGGCCGAGAATCCTCGGCCCGGCCCCCGCGAGGTCGCTGTCAGGGTGTTGGCAGCCGGTGTGTCGTTCACGGATTCGCAGCTGCGGGCTGGCACATATTTTCATGTCCCGAAGCCGCCTTTTACGCCCGGTTACGAGCTCGTGGGCGTTGTAGAGGAGCTCGGCGCCGGATGTTCCAGGCTGCGTGTAGGGGATCGGGTTGCAGCATTGACAGTCTGGGGTGCGTACGCGGAACGCGTTTGTGTGCCCGAGGCGGAAGCAGTCGAGGTGCCCGAGGACCTCGACCCGGCGGAGGTTGTCTGCCTTGTCCTGCCCTACATGACTGCCTACCAGCTGCTCCACCGAGTGGCGCACGCTCAAAGAGGGGAGACCGTGCTGGTGCACGGAGCCGCCGGCAGGGTGGGCGTCGCGGTCCTTGAACTTGGTGCGGCGGCTGGATTTCGACTTTACGGCACTGCCTCAGCCAAGGATCGCGTGTCCGTCGAGCAGCTTGGCGCGGTGGCGATCGACTACCAGACCGAAGATTTTCTGGCGCGGGTGCGCTCACTTCCCGGTAAAGGAGTGGATGTTGTGCTCGACGGGATCGGCGGCCCGCTGTCTGTTCGCTCGTTCCGGGCACTGCGTCCAGGGGGGAGACTTGTGGTGTTCGGCCACTACGGCACGCTGTCGCACGGGCGCAAGAGCCGGCGAGGGTGGCTCGAGTGGTACGTTGCCACCGCGGTGGTCGCGGCTCTGGGCCTGCTCTGGCCCCGGCGTCGTGTCTTCGCCTACCGTGTCCAGAAAGTGCATGAGCCTGCCCGACCGATGGCCGTGGGAGGAGGTCCTCGCGTCGCGGAATGGTACAGGGAAGACTTTCGCGCACTGCTCGACCTGCTTCGTCATGGGCAAATCCACCCGGTTGTGGCCGAGCGACTGCCGCTGTCCGAGGCTCGTCGTGCCCACGAACTCCTCGAGCACTCGGCGGAGAAGGGCAAGCTGGTGCTGGTCCCGGACAGCGCGTAG
- a CDS encoding BTAD domain-containing putative transcriptional regulator, translated as MSPVETRRGPCRLDARILGPLRIRRGDAVLGYGELGGPKPRQILQLLLLNLGAPVSKDRLIDVLWAGQAPPEALPTLESYVSVLRRHLQPGLGKDGPLRTVTGGYMLDRSLVDLDLDRFETLIRRAESAVPQHAIVLLREALGLASGPLMGDELMPCWAEDERTRHAARVFHARILAAEAALAVGQTGLAASWAREAVANDPLSERAWTALVLGLEKSGQPTEALRAFDQCRRIMDREMGCAPGSVLRSIHARLLEATADTFLPPAGATPCPPRIRVVTINRHRMFTELLAGALDREPDLHSVGAADSAQAGVDLVRELAPDVVIIDYRLPDDDGIAAALRILATAPQIRIVMLAGAPTAAAQRRAAAAGNCAVLPEDVSLATLLKALRQQTADAHIR; from the coding sequence GTGTCGCCCGTCGAAACGCGGCGGGGTCCTTGCCGACTGGATGCAAGAATCCTCGGCCCACTCCGGATCCGGCGCGGAGATGCGGTCCTCGGATACGGGGAGCTGGGCGGCCCGAAGCCGCGGCAAATTCTCCAACTCCTACTGTTGAACTTGGGCGCACCCGTTTCCAAGGACCGCCTCATCGACGTCCTCTGGGCCGGTCAGGCACCGCCTGAGGCGCTCCCCACCCTTGAAAGCTATGTCAGTGTGCTGCGGCGCCATTTACAGCCCGGACTGGGCAAGGACGGGCCGCTTCGGACCGTGACCGGCGGTTACATGCTGGACAGATCGCTCGTGGACCTGGACCTGGACCGCTTCGAGACCCTAATACGACGGGCCGAGTCCGCAGTGCCGCAACACGCGATTGTGCTTCTCAGGGAGGCTCTTGGCCTGGCCTCTGGTCCGCTGATGGGAGATGAACTAATGCCATGCTGGGCAGAAGACGAGCGTACGCGCCATGCGGCCCGCGTTTTCCATGCCCGGATTCTGGCGGCGGAGGCTGCCCTGGCAGTCGGCCAGACCGGGCTGGCCGCTAGCTGGGCCAGGGAAGCCGTAGCGAATGATCCTCTCAGCGAGCGGGCCTGGACGGCCCTGGTTCTTGGACTTGAGAAGAGCGGCCAGCCCACGGAGGCATTGCGGGCCTTTGATCAGTGCCGGCGGATCATGGACCGGGAGATGGGCTGCGCCCCCGGTTCCGTCTTGCGGTCCATCCATGCCAGGTTGCTGGAGGCCACGGCCGACACTTTCTTGCCCCCCGCAGGAGCCACCCCGTGCCCACCCAGAATTCGCGTGGTGACCATCAACCGCCACCGGATGTTCACGGAGCTGCTTGCCGGCGCGTTGGACCGGGAACCGGACTTGCACAGCGTCGGAGCCGCGGACTCAGCACAAGCGGGTGTTGATCTGGTCCGCGAACTGGCGCCGGACGTCGTCATCATTGACTACCGCCTGCCCGATGATGACGGCATAGCGGCAGCGCTGCGCATTCTTGCTACTGCACCCCAGATCCGCATCGTGATGCTGGCGGGAGCGCCGACGGCGGCAGCCCAGCGGCGGGCAGCCGCCGCGGGTAACTGCGCGGTCCTGCCCGAGGACGTTTCACTGGCCACCTTGCTGAAAGCCCTCAGGCAGCAAACCGCTGATGCCCACATACGCTGA
- a CDS encoding nuclear transport factor 2 family protein: MQLDQVIDQFHHAVNHFANGDPEPAKAIFSHSRDVSLANPWGPPVVGWERVSEALDSAAARFKDGRVTAFEALTKHVTTDLACFLDIEHWQAKVGGGDKISPFDLRVTSIYRLEGDTWALVHRQADPITTPQAPDAVLRT; the protein is encoded by the coding sequence ATGCAGCTTGATCAGGTCATCGACCAGTTTCATCATGCGGTGAATCACTTTGCTAATGGCGACCCGGAACCCGCCAAGGCCATTTTCTCCCACAGCAGAGATGTCTCCCTTGCTAATCCTTGGGGCCCTCCGGTGGTGGGCTGGGAGCGCGTATCAGAGGCTCTCGACTCAGCCGCTGCACGATTTAAGGATGGACGCGTCACGGCTTTTGAGGCCCTCACCAAGCACGTCACTACCGATCTCGCCTGCTTCCTGGACATCGAACACTGGCAGGCCAAGGTCGGAGGAGGCGACAAAATATCGCCATTTGATCTGCGGGTAACCAGCATTTATCGCCTCGAAGGCGACACCTGGGCACTCGTGCACCGCCAGGCAGACCCGATCACCACACCGCAGGCCCCGGACGCCGTCTTGCGAACATGA